The DNA segment ATACACTGAAGAACAGCGGTTTATTCATCTTTCTTCGCACTGGCCATCCATTAAGCAGGCTTAAATACACCCCGAATACAAGACCATATATGATGTTGGCTAACAGCAAATTACCCGTATTGTGAAGAAACGCTCGCTGACTCTCCATCATGGTGAAAAAACGGCCGCTATAATACACAAGCAAGCAAACGCCGATCATCCATACAATATAATAGAAAATACCCTTTGAATTGTTCATATCCGACTCTCCCATTTATTCGTTGGCACACCCTTGGGGGCAGTGGCATCCCCCATTTTAACATGTTTCAGTTGGGCGACGATAATAACGCTGATCACAACGAGCAAAAACCATGAGCTGATTTTTCCTATATGAACAAGATGCCATACCTCCTCCTGATTCGGGTATTTCCACGCTCCCAGAAAGGTTGTCACGTTCTCGGCCACCCAAATAAAGAAACCGATGAGCAGAAATGACAGGAGCAGCGGCATGCGCAAAGTCCGTTCCTCTAATGTGAAATACACCGTGCAGCGTAAAAATACAGCAATCAAGAGAAGCATGAGTAACCAGCGGTAATCACCAATAAAATGATGCGTGAAAAAGTTAAGATAGATGGCAGTGCTAATGGCGACCGCATAAACCGATCTCGGCCAGCCTGTAATTCGCAGCTGCAGCCGTCTCCATGCCTGGCATATATAACTAGCTACACTAGCATACATGAATCCGCTGTATAGCGGAACGCCGAACACCTTGCTCCAGGCCGCTTCAGGATACGACCAAGAACCCATATGTACTTTGAAAATTTCAAGTCCCAGACCGATAATATGAAACATGCAAATCACTTTCAGTTCATCCATTGTCTCCAGCTTGCTGATGATCATGGCGGCCTGAGCTAATAAGCAAATCAGCAAAATCCAATCATATCTAGGTAGCACGGGCAGTTCAACTATTTTCGTGAGAGCAAGGGCTCCAAATATGATCAATGGAAAGATACAGGATAACGCCTGGAGCCAAGAAAATATAAACAGCTTGCGAATAAACATCATAACGCTGCATCAGCCTCCTATTTCTTCAATTGGATTTTATCATATTCAGAGCAGATAGGGACTGTCCAACTATTTTATTTAGCAAAATAAAAAACGCCCAACCTGCTAAAAAACCAGCAGATTGAGCGTTGGCTTAGCTTTAAATTCTATGGTTCAATCCCCCAAACCAGATTGCCGTTCAAATACAGTGGGACCTTTTCCCAGCTAGCAAAATTGGTCTTTGTAGCGTCATAAGAGAAATCATCGGCCTCGTTAAAGTTAGACCAATCCGATTTATTAACCCGAACCTGAATTTCTCCGCTGTTGGCACCCGGAGCCAGGCTACCTGCGTCAGAGCCAAAGGAAATTTCCAAATAGTAATCGGCGCCCGTCTTGGATGACTCCAGCTTGACGAACTTTCCGCTCACATTGCCGCTGCCGATAACCGCGTAATCACAATGGAATTCCTGAGGCTTGTCGCCATCAATCGTGTAGTAGTAACGAACCTTCACATCGCTTAGCGATACTGCCGTATCCCCATTGTTCACGATGCGGAAATGCGGTCGGAACTGACTATCTCCCGGGTTGGTATCATTCGTGCGATATTCGAGTAGTAAATCGCCTTGTACAGGTGTTGGGGTAGATGTAGGCTGGGCACTTGCTTCTGGAGAGTTAGGACTCTCCCCTACGCTGTTAGATGCGCTGACTACATAATAATATGTCGTATCGTTAACGACGCTTGAATCCGTATACGAAGCTTGTGTCGTTGTACCTACTGGCGTATATGCACCGCCACTAGTCGTTGCCCTTTTTACCGTATAGCTATCTGCACCGCTCACATTGTTCCAGGACAGTTGAACGACAGCATCACCAGCTACTGCATTCGGCTTGGAAGGGGCTTTTGGTGCTACTGGCTCAACTGGTCCGCCTTGATCACTGTTGATCAGACGATCATATTCCGCATAGGCTGTTGCCATGTCAACTTGGGACCAGAATCGATGGTAAGTAAATTCCGGAGCACCGTCTGTCCATGTTTTCGTTTGCGGGTCCCAAGATGTGTTATATTTATCTTCTAAATACTGCCACTGCGGATCATTCTTAATTTCTGGACGAATGTCGGCATAGCTGGCGTAAACACCGTTGCCGCCTTTTGCCGGGTCCGAAGGCACTGTGGACGTGCCAGGTATCGTGTTACCTTGTCCGAATAAGCCGGACCAACCGTTAGGGAAATAAATTTCCTTTGTAAAGAAACGATAATAATCTACCCGCGACTCGACTGTGGTGATTCCGATGCCGTCGTTGTAGCCCCATGCAACATCTAGCAGTTCCTTAGCTAACTGCTCAGCTTGGCTGCCGAGTGTCGTGTAATTGCCGTTCTCTGCTTTGGTCCCAGCTGCAAAGAAGGTCAGCGCTTTGATATAGCTACCAAGGACGCCCGCATCCTGGCCGGGGTTCTTAGTCACAACACGTAAATTAGGGTTGCCATTATAGTTGTTGAAACCGTTCCAAGTTGCCGGTTGTCCAGACCATTCTAAATTGCTAGGAATCCAAAATTCCCCTGGTGCCGAAACCGTTGCAATGGCAGGATTATCGCCGCCGAGCACTCGGTTCCCTTGGCTATCCAAGTAATATCCTTCGGCGTCCGTCACAGGACGGCTATTGGCAAAGGCATAATCCATGGACCAGTCCACCCACTTCTGTACGACCTGCTTCGCCATTTGGAAGTTCTCCGATGTCGTATCCCCGTTTGATGCAAGAATGTAGTAAAGCTCGGCGATCCGCTCCACTGGCCATGCCTGCATGCCAAACCAGTTGTTGGATGGTGGATCGTGATAGACCGGGGCATCATCATATGCCATTCCGTAGAATGTGCTCTTGCCCGCAGGATAGGCCTTATATGCACCGTCCCAGCTGTTCGTCGCTCCGCCGGCAATCGCCCCCTCGGCAGATTGAAGCCAGGTGTAGAACTCCAATTGGCGTTTCAGCGAAATCGTCCAATCCTCCCCTGCCGTTGGAGAATTAGGAATCAAACCACCGCTAGGATCAGATAGCGCATAAGCCGCTACGACGTTCTGGTACCCTTGATGAGCGTGGCTAGCTCCGATCCGCCAAGCCCAATTGCCCGTCTGTCCCAGACCACCACCCCATGAGGTATACCAGGCCATCAAATAATGGCTGGCATCCTTGCCGTTACCTGCTGTAGGCGTTCCGTCTGAAGCGCTTCCAATCTTCTGGAAATACTTATCGTACATGCCGTAACGCAAGTAGTCCCCCATCTTCTTGGCTTTATTCAAATAAACAGAATTGTTGTATCCCAGCTCTTTCGCCCAATACATTGCTTGGATCGCCCGCGCATCCGCATCTGTTGCATTTGTGTAGCGCCATTGCTCAGCCGGGGCGTTGCTTTCCTTGGTATACAGACTCATGAAGCCTTCTCCGCTTTTGCCAAACGTTTTATTGTCTTGCGAAGGATGTGGCACAGCTTCCCATACTGATTCCTGTTCGCCTCGTTGAAAAGTGTTTACATATGTTGCCGTATGGCTAGGGTTGAGTAAATTCCCGAACCCGTACCAGTTGTCGACATCCAGGAGCCAATGCATCAAATACGTCTGGTTATTACCATAAGTCGCTTTCAGCTCGGCATCCAGCGGATCACTTCCAGCTGCATACTGCCCGCTGAGCTGGCTCGGATATTGGTCCGGCTGGGTATACTCAGCAGCATAAGTGGCCGGACTATTCGGATTGTAATAACTCATCGTCGGCTGTTCTTCCTGACCATCGCCTTCATTCACGGGAATAATGTATTTCTCCATATTATCCCAAGCCGATTCCAACTTACTCCAGTCCCCTGTATAGTGGCCGTACAGTACCTCTAGCCATAACCAGTAACTATAAGCCTCTGATGTCGTCATATGCCCATAGTCCGGCGCTTCACTCATCAGAGTTTCAATAGAGTGATATGGAATTCCTTCGGGTGAGAAGTAGCCATTAGCTGGACTTTTCAACTGTTGGTACAATTGCAGGAAACGAGTTTCCTCTGCAGACGGCGCTGCAAGGGCTTTGTTTGAATCAACGGTAAATACGCCTGATACGATAGAGAGTGACAATGCTGCACTCATTACGAGCGACATCGGTTTCTTAAGAACTGACCATTTCATCATATTCATCCTCTCAATACTGGATTTTAGGGTTCAATCCCCCATACGAGGCTGTTTTCTTGATGCAATGTCACTTTGTCCCAATCTGCGAAATTAGATTGCGCTCCGCTATACGAATAGTCATCTGACTCATTGTAATTCGACCAGTCTTCCTTGTTGACTCTTACCTGAATTTCGCCGCTGTCCGCTCCGGGAGTTAAAATTCCAGCCCCTGAAGCAAACGAGATTTCTAGATAATAATCCGCCCCAGCAGCCGCATTCTCCAGCTTAACAAACCTGCCACTGACATTGTCGCTACCGACAATAGCATAATCGCAATTGAACTGCTGGGGCTTGTCCCCATCAATCGAGTAATAATAGCGAATCTTTACATCGCTAAGAGCTACGGGCAACGTCCCTGTATTAACTATTCGGAAATGTGGTCGGAACTGATTATCTCCTGGATTCGTATCGCTGGTGCGGTACTGCAGCTTCAATCCCCCCTCAGCAGGTGCAGTTCCTTCACTAGGCTTGGCATTTACTTGCACCGAGTTGGAGCTATCGCCAACAGAGTTCCGCGCAACAACGACATAATAATAGGTCATTCCATTGACTACACTCTCATCGGTATAGGTCGTATCCGTCGTTTCGCTGACTACCGTATAAGGCCCTCCTGCTATAGTCGCTCGCTTAACTACGTATTCACTTGCACCACCCACAGCATTCCAGGACAGCACAACCTGACCATTTCCAGCGGAGGCTTTCACTCCGCTTGGCGCTGGTGGCAGCGTTGGTTCTCCCGGATCCCCCTCTCCGGACGGCGTCTGGCCAAATACAAGAGCTCCGGCATCATAGACAGGAATATTGTTCATTTTAACGGGAGTGGTTGAACTTAAACCAATACCTTGAAAAGAATGGTCGTTGCTATTATCCCAGAAGCTCGTTTCGAGTGGAGCCGATAATCTGAATTGAACTTCTTTCCGATGCGCTGACTGCCCGCCAGGATAAATCGGAGTTCCGGTAAAATCAATCGTTGTATAATAAATATGGTTAGCTTCATCATGAGGCCTCAGCGGGGATATGGTTGCTCCCTGGTTATATCCCCCAGCGGAAACTGTAATATCGTTCGGGCTGTAGCCAGCGGTGACAGCTTCACTAAGATCAACATAATAATTGAATGACAGCTTATCGCTCGTCCGTGCAGGCCAACCGGAACGATTGTTAAGCAGAGCTTTAATCTCCACAAAATTACTTCCACTCGCATTGACAGACGCTTCTACAAACATTTCATCCTCGCGTATTTCCGGTGCCGGGAAATTAGGAAGCGGCTGCTGCCCCTGCCCGTGAAGCAATACCATCTTAGCAAGTGCCCCCGTAAAGGCGGCATTATAATCGGTGGCTACTTCATTTGACACATAGTCGCCAATCTCATCGTTGTAACTGTCGTCCTTTGCCGGGCCCCCAACGAGAGCGCCATACAAAATATGCCTGTGATTGGCAGGAACCTGCTGGCTATCCGCCCAGGAGCCATGGGATGTTCTATGATGAGGATGCTCCGGTGCATTGTTGCCGAACCCGACAACATAGCTGCTACTGCGGGGATTATCGCCCAGCATATATAAGATTTGACTCTCGGCGAAGGTACGGGCACGGGATTTCTTCACAGGATCACTCACCCAATCTGAATATACGAAAGCAAGAAATGCCTGATTGGCAGCATAACGAAGCGCTCCCCATTGATCCAGGTGCGCAAGTCCTCCTGGAGTATAGGTCACCCGTTCCCCGGTTCCAGAGACGCCTGTTGTCCAATACTCCATATTTCGCTCGGTCGATTGAACGAAACGTGACTCTCCTGTAATTCGGGCCAGCAGCAGTTGAGCACCAAACTGCTTATTATCCCAGTTGTGCGTCCATTTGTAATCCCAGCCGCCCGACTGCAGCGTTCCCCATTGGTTGCTAGCGGCAATCGCTTTATCAAGATAGGTTTGATCATTAGTAGCAAGATATAGCCATGCTCCGCCCCAACTCAATTCGTCGGCATAACCGCTCCAGGACTTGTAATACTGCACAGCATCAGTGATGCTGTCCGAGTAAGATCCGCGGTATTGATCCGCAAATTGATACAATTGCTTCGCATGCGTAAGTAGTTTTTCGGCATAAGCCGAATCCGTATCCCTAAAAATAATGGATGCTGCCGCGAGCGCTGCCGCCGTCTCCCCGGCTAGATCCGAGCCAGGGCTGCTTGCGTCGATCTTATAAGCTGGACGCTGCATCGGCATGACCTCAGCGGGTCCCCACCAGTTATGGTCCGCCGTGCCATTCCCGACCTGCCCCCATAGCTCATTAGGAGCTGTATGCGCTTTGATGAAATAATCCGTTACCCAGCGAATATTGTCCAAAATAGGCTCAAGCTGACCAGACTGTTCATAGCCTTCCCGATA comes from the Paenibacillus lentus genome and includes:
- a CDS encoding glycoside hydrolase family 9 protein, with amino-acid sequence MGKWVKRSGILSFALVLALTASSAFLSSPSAQGAVANYNYAEALQKSIYFYETQRSGKLPDNNRVEWRGDSGLLDGADVGHDLTGGWYDAGDHVKFGFPMAYTATMLAWSVYEYREGYEQSGQLEPILDNIRWVTDYFIKAHTAPNELWGQVGNGTADHNWWGPAEVMPMQRPAYKIDASSPGSDLAGETAAALAAASIIFRDTDSAYAEKLLTHAKQLYQFADQYRGSYSDSITDAVQYYKSWSGYADELSWGGAWLYLATNDQTYLDKAIAASNQWGTLQSGGWDYKWTHNWDNKQFGAQLLLARITGESRFVQSTERNMEYWTTGVSGTGERVTYTPGGLAHLDQWGALRYAANQAFLAFVYSDWVSDPVKKSRARTFAESQILYMLGDNPRSSSYVVGFGNNAPEHPHHRTSHGSWADSQQVPANHRHILYGALVGGPAKDDSYNDEIGDYVSNEVATDYNAAFTGALAKMVLLHGQGQQPLPNFPAPEIREDEMFVEASVNASGSNFVEIKALLNNRSGWPARTSDKLSFNYYVDLSEAVTAGYSPNDITVSAGGYNQGATISPLRPHDEANHIYYTTIDFTGTPIYPGGQSAHRKEVQFRLSAPLETSFWDNSNDHSFQGIGLSSTTPVKMNNIPVYDAGALVFGQTPSGEGDPGEPTLPPAPSGVKASAGNGQVVLSWNAVGGASEYVVKRATIAGGPYTVVSETTDTTYTDESVVNGMTYYYVVVARNSVGDSSNSVQVNAKPSEGTAPAEGGLKLQYRTSDTNPGDNQFRPHFRIVNTGTLPVALSDVKIRYYYSIDGDKPQQFNCDYAIVGSDNVSGRFVKLENAAAGADYYLEISFASGAGILTPGADSGEIQVRVNKEDWSNYNESDDYSYSGAQSNFADWDKVTLHQENSLVWGIEP
- a CDS encoding DUF817 domain-containing protein, translated to MMFIRKLFIFSWLQALSCIFPLIIFGALALTKIVELPVLPRYDWILLICLLAQAAMIISKLETMDELKVICMFHIIGLGLEIFKVHMGSWSYPEAAWSKVFGVPLYSGFMYASVASYICQAWRRLQLRITGWPRSVYAVAISTAIYLNFFTHHFIGDYRWLLMLLLIAVFLRCTVYFTLEERTLRMPLLLSFLLIGFFIWVAENVTTFLGAWKYPNQEEVWHLVHIGKISSWFLLVVISVIIVAQLKHVKMGDATAPKGVPTNKWESRI
- a CDS encoding glycoside hydrolase family 48 protein, translated to MKWSVLKKPMSLVMSAALSLSIVSGVFTVDSNKALAAPSAEETRFLQLYQQLKSPANGYFSPEGIPYHSIETLMSEAPDYGHMTTSEAYSYWLWLEVLYGHYTGDWSKLESAWDNMEKYIIPVNEGDGQEEQPTMSYYNPNSPATYAAEYTQPDQYPSQLSGQYAAGSDPLDAELKATYGNNQTYLMHWLLDVDNWYGFGNLLNPSHTATYVNTFQRGEQESVWEAVPHPSQDNKTFGKSGEGFMSLYTKESNAPAEQWRYTNATDADARAIQAMYWAKELGYNNSVYLNKAKKMGDYLRYGMYDKYFQKIGSASDGTPTAGNGKDASHYLMAWYTSWGGGLGQTGNWAWRIGASHAHQGYQNVVAAYALSDPSGGLIPNSPTAGEDWTISLKRQLEFYTWLQSAEGAIAGGATNSWDGAYKAYPAGKSTFYGMAYDDAPVYHDPPSNNWFGMQAWPVERIAELYYILASNGDTTSENFQMAKQVVQKWVDWSMDYAFANSRPVTDAEGYYLDSQGNRVLGGDNPAIATVSAPGEFWIPSNLEWSGQPATWNGFNNYNGNPNLRVVTKNPGQDAGVLGSYIKALTFFAAGTKAENGNYTTLGSQAEQLAKELLDVAWGYNDGIGITTVESRVDYYRFFTKEIYFPNGWSGLFGQGNTIPGTSTVPSDPAKGGNGVYASYADIRPEIKNDPQWQYLEDKYNTSWDPQTKTWTDGAPEFTYHRFWSQVDMATAYAEYDRLINSDQGGPVEPVAPKAPSKPNAVAGDAVVQLSWNNVSGADSYTVKRATTSGGAYTPVGTTTQASYTDSSVVNDTTYYYVVSASNSVGESPNSPEASAQPTSTPTPVQGDLLLEYRTNDTNPGDSQFRPHFRIVNNGDTAVSLSDVKVRYYYTIDGDKPQEFHCDYAVIGSGNVSGKFVKLESSKTGADYYLEISFGSDAGSLAPGANSGEIQVRVNKSDWSNFNEADDFSYDATKTNFASWEKVPLYLNGNLVWGIEP